One segment of Carya illinoinensis cultivar Pawnee chromosome 13, C.illinoinensisPawnee_v1, whole genome shotgun sequence DNA contains the following:
- the LOC122291697 gene encoding protein DETOXIFICATION 42 has product MTEEGDSYPPRDRRRIPFYIFLKNARLIFKLDELGSEIAQIALPAALALTADPVASLVDTAFIGQIGPVELAAVGVSIALFNQVSRIAIFPLVSVTTSFVAEEDTIRSKSPEAQDCDYLDTVSTVESEVKELIPKNGTCENAYTSKLTHGSFDIVKIENKRRHIPSASSALVIGSILGLIQAIFLISGAKPLLNFMGVSSDSAMLTPAHQYLTLRSLGAPAVLLSLAMQGVFRGFKDTKTPLYATVAGDVTNIILDPLFIFVFHLGVSGAAIAHVISQYLISVILLWRLMAQVDLLPPSIKYLQFGRFLKNGFLLLMRVIAVTFCVTLAASLAARQGSTSMAAFQVCLQVWLATSLLADGLAVAGQAILASAFAKKDYDKAEAAASRVLQLGLVLGLILAVFLGVGLHFGARLFTKDVNVLHLISIGIPFVAATQPINALAFVFDGVNFGASDFGYSAFSMIMVAIVSILCLFILSPSHGFIGLWVALTIYMSLRAIAGFWRIGRGTGPWNFLRS; this is encoded by the exons ACTCATTTTCAAACTGGATGAACTTGGTTCAGAAATAGCACAGATTGCGTTGCCAGCTGCACTGGCTTTGACAGCTGACCCAGTTGCTTCTTTAGTTGACACAGCATTCATTGGCCAAATAG GTCCAGTGGAACTCGCTGCTGTAGGAGTTTCTATTGCTCTATTCAATCAAGTGTCAAGGATTGCAATATTTCCCCTTGTCAGTGTCACGACCTCTTTTGTTGCAGAGGAAGATACCATTAGAAGTAAGAGCCCTGAAGCACAGGATTGTGACTACTTGGATACAGTTTCAACAGTAGAGAGTGAGGTTAAAGAATTGATACCAAAAAATG GTACATGTGAGAATGCATACACTTCAAAACTAACTCATGGTAGCTTTGATATAGTTAAGATTGAGAATAAAAGGAGGCATATTCCATCTGCCTCTTCTGCCTTGGTTATTGGCAGCATACTTGGCCTCATACAAGCCATATTCCTCATATCTGGTGCAAAACCTCTACTAAACTTCATGGGAGTCAGTTCT GACTCTGCTATGCTAACCCCTGCACATCAGTACTTGACATTGAGGTCACTTGGTGCTCCTGCAGTCCTTCTCTCGCTGGCAATGCAAGGGGTATTTCGTGGATTTAAGGATACAAAAACACCTTTATATGCCACTG TGGCGGGAGATGTAACAAACATAATACTAGATCCATTAttcatctttgttttccatCTGGGTGTCAGTGGGGCTGCCATTGCCCATGTAATATCACA GTACCTAATTTCAGTTATACTTTTGTGGAGATTAATGGCACAAGTTGATCTCTTACCTCCAAGTATCAAATATCTGCAATTTGGTCGATTTCTTAAAAATG GTTTTCTTCTATTAATGAGGGTCATTGCCGTGACATTCTGTGTGACTCTGGCTGCATCATTGGCTGCACGCCAGGGATCAACATCCATGGCTGCGTTTCAAGTTTGCTTGCAGGTTTGGCTGGCAACATCACTTCTTGCTGATGGCTTGGCTGTTGCTGGACAg GCCATACTTGCAAGTGCATTTGCAAAGAAGGACTATGATAAGGCTGAAGCAGCAGCATCTCGAGTATTACAG CTAGGACTGGTTCTTGGTTTGATACTTGCTGTCTTCCTTGGAGTGGGACTGCATTTTGGAGCACGATTATTTACAAAAGATGTTAACGTCCTGCACCTCATAAGTATAGGCATTCCG TTTGTTGCAGCTACTCAACCCATAAATGCGTTGGCCTTTGTTTTTGATGGCGTCAACTTTGGAGCATCTGATTTTGGATATTCAGCTTTCTCAATG ATTATGGTGGCTATTGTCAGCATTTTATGTCTATTCATTCTTTCCCCAAGTCATGGATTCATTGGTCTCTGGGTTGCTCTGACTATCTATATGAGTCTCCGAGCAATTGCTGGCTTTTGGAG AATAGGGAGAGGAACAGGTCCTTGGAACTTTCTCCGGAGCTAA